From Thalassoroseus pseudoceratinae, the proteins below share one genomic window:
- a CDS encoding DUF2997 domain-containing protein has translation MKRTIEITVRPDGQTQVETHGFVGPDCQTASRFLERALGQTTNETFKPEFHQTSSSQNTLRQSE, from the coding sequence ATGAAACGCACGATCGAAATCACCGTCCGCCCCGATGGTCAAACACAGGTCGAAACTCACGGCTTTGTCGGTCCCGACTGCCAAACCGCCAGCCGGTTTCTGGAACGGGCGTTGGGGCAGACGACCAACGAAACATTCAAGCCCGAGTTTCACCAGACAAGTTCGTCGCAGAACACGCTGCGGCAGAGCGAGTAA
- a CDS encoding DUF1257 domain-containing protein: MSHIVVIQTEVRNVEAMGLACRRLELPLPVYGEAQLFSGRQTGWQVSLPEWRYPVVADVASGQLAFDHFGGRWGDPQHLDRFLQSYAVELAKLEARKQGHTATEELLVDGSIKVTVSVGGAA, from the coding sequence ATGTCGCACATTGTCGTGATTCAGACGGAAGTTCGAAATGTGGAGGCAATGGGTTTGGCGTGTCGGCGGCTGGAGTTGCCGCTTCCGGTGTATGGAGAGGCCCAACTCTTTAGCGGCCGGCAGACCGGGTGGCAGGTGAGTCTCCCAGAGTGGCGGTATCCGGTGGTGGCCGATGTTGCCAGTGGTCAGTTGGCCTTCGATCACTTTGGTGGCCGGTGGGGCGATCCGCAGCATCTCGATCGGTTTTTGCAAAGTTATGCCGTCGAACTGGCCAAGCTCGAAGCTCGCAAACAAGGTCATACCGCCACCGAAGAGCTACTCGTGGACGGCTCGATCAAAGTTACCGTCAGCGTCGGAGGAGCCGCATGA
- a CDS encoding NAD-dependent succinate-semialdehyde dehydrogenase, with product MATATKTRNELKSINPFNGEVLKTYEEITSEEVDAAIATADEAFREWRETSFDHRAGILRRVAELLRERREELATIMTLEMGKKTEDARPEIDLCATIFDYYADNGEKILAPKEYDTAEGKGTLVNQPLGIVYGIQPWNFPFYQPSRVAAPQLIAGNVVLTKHASNVPQSAEAFDQLLKDAGVPEGVHTNLQLSARNAGSIIDDDRVVGVAFTGSNKGGAAVAEQAGRNVKKTVMELGGVDPFIVLDDADMDATIERFMIGKLLCTGQICIAAKRIILDESIAEEFLDRATKRFAALKPGDPLDEATGYGPVCTEKAAIQLEDQINKSVEAGAKILVGGKRDGAFIEPTIMTDIPKGSPADCEELFGPVAIIHIAKDEEDAIRIANDSDFGLGGSVHTNDLDRGRRVAERIESGTCFVNQISWTYASMPMGGVKKSGYGRELADLGIKEFVNQKLISVFDKDHTTL from the coding sequence ATGGCAACAGCAACCAAGACGCGAAACGAACTGAAGTCCATCAATCCGTTCAATGGCGAGGTCTTGAAAACCTACGAAGAGATAACGTCGGAGGAGGTCGATGCGGCGATCGCGACGGCGGATGAAGCCTTCCGCGAATGGCGCGAAACCAGCTTCGATCATCGTGCTGGCATTCTCCGACGCGTCGCCGAGTTGCTTCGCGAGCGTCGCGAGGAACTGGCAACCATCATGACGCTGGAGATGGGCAAGAAGACTGAGGACGCCCGCCCTGAGATTGACCTCTGTGCGACGATATTCGACTACTACGCGGACAATGGTGAGAAAATCCTCGCTCCGAAGGAATACGACACGGCGGAAGGTAAAGGGACTCTGGTCAACCAGCCGCTGGGCATCGTCTACGGCATTCAGCCTTGGAACTTCCCGTTCTACCAGCCGTCACGCGTGGCTGCTCCGCAGTTGATCGCGGGCAATGTTGTTCTCACCAAGCACGCCTCAAACGTGCCGCAGTCTGCGGAGGCGTTTGACCAGTTGCTCAAGGATGCCGGAGTCCCCGAGGGAGTGCATACGAATCTGCAACTCTCTGCTCGCAACGCCGGGAGCATCATTGACGACGACCGCGTCGTGGGCGTCGCCTTCACGGGGAGCAACAAGGGCGGTGCCGCGGTTGCCGAACAGGCTGGCCGCAACGTCAAGAAGACCGTCATGGAACTTGGCGGTGTTGATCCCTTTATCGTGCTTGACGACGCCGACATGGATGCAACCATCGAGCGGTTCATGATCGGCAAACTGCTGTGCACGGGTCAAATCTGCATCGCCGCCAAGCGAATTATCCTCGACGAATCAATCGCTGAAGAGTTCCTCGATCGCGCGACTAAGAGGTTCGCCGCGTTGAAGCCCGGTGATCCATTGGATGAAGCCACCGGATACGGTCCTGTTTGCACCGAGAAAGCGGCCATCCAACTCGAAGACCAGATCAACAAATCGGTCGAAGCCGGTGCCAAAATCCTCGTCGGCGGCAAGCGTGACGGCGCGTTCATCGAGCCGACCATCATGACCGACATTCCGAAGGGATCTCCCGCAGACTGTGAAGAGCTGTTTGGTCCTGTCGCCATCATCCACATCGCCAAGGACGAAGAAGACGCAATCCGCATCGCGAACGACAGCGACTTCGGGTTGGGCGGCTCAGTTCACACCAACGACCTTGACCGTGGTCGCCGTGTTGCGGAACGGATTGAGTCGGGCACGTGCTTTGTCAATCAGATTTCGTGGACCTACGCCAGCATGCCTATGGGCGGCGTGAAGAAGTCCGGTTACGGCCGCGAACTCGCAGACCTCGGCATCAAAGAATTCGTGAATCAGAAACTGATCAGCGTTTTCGACAAAGACCACACGACTTTGTAA
- the ahr gene encoding NADPH-dependent aldehyde reductase Ahr, translating into MTVKAYAVTKAKGEFEPFEFELGDIDPYEVDISVESCGICHSDLSMGDDEWGMAQFPLVPGHEVIGKVSAAGDHVTHVKVGDRVGLGWHAGYCMMCDQCMGGDHNLCSDAEPTIAGRHGGFADTVRAKAPSVIKIPDALDASEAGPLLCGGIAVFNPMVQAGLSPTQSVGVIGIGGLGHMGLKFAAAWGCHVTAFTSESKRQEAIDMGAHDTINSRDPEAIKSAAGRFDLLLSTVNVPLDWNAILATLKPRGRLMMPGAVTEPLDINVLPDMMFKQLSVGSSPVGAPVVIRQMLDFAARHKVAPVNEHFPMSKVNDAFERLRSGKARYRIVLDRE; encoded by the coding sequence ATGACCGTCAAAGCATATGCCGTCACGAAAGCCAAGGGAGAATTTGAACCATTTGAGTTTGAACTCGGCGACATTGACCCGTACGAAGTGGACATCAGCGTCGAATCATGCGGCATCTGCCACAGCGATCTGAGCATGGGGGACGACGAGTGGGGAATGGCTCAGTTTCCGCTCGTGCCCGGTCACGAAGTGATCGGAAAAGTGTCGGCCGCGGGCGATCATGTAACCCATGTGAAAGTCGGCGACCGCGTTGGCCTTGGCTGGCACGCAGGTTACTGCATGATGTGCGATCAGTGCATGGGCGGCGATCACAACCTCTGTTCCGACGCCGAGCCGACAATCGCCGGACGACATGGCGGCTTTGCCGATACCGTTCGTGCAAAAGCTCCCAGCGTCATCAAGATTCCGGATGCGTTGGATGCCAGCGAAGCCGGGCCACTACTGTGTGGCGGGATCGCCGTCTTCAATCCGATGGTTCAGGCCGGGCTGTCTCCGACGCAGAGCGTGGGCGTCATCGGCATCGGCGGACTGGGCCACATGGGCCTGAAGTTTGCTGCCGCCTGGGGTTGCCACGTCACCGCATTCACTTCCGAGTCAAAGCGTCAGGAAGCGATCGACATGGGAGCACACGACACCATCAACTCACGCGACCCAGAAGCGATCAAATCCGCAGCGGGCAGGTTTGACCTGCTGTTGTCCACGGTCAACGTTCCGCTCGACTGGAATGCGATCCTTGCGACGTTGAAGCCGCGCGGTCGTCTGATGATGCCCGGTGCCGTCACCGAACCGCTCGATATCAACGTGCTACCCGACATGATGTTCAAGCAGCTCTCGGTTGGCTCATCGCCGGTCGGAGCCCCCGTAGTCATCCGCCAGATGCTCGATTTTGCCGCTCGACACAAAGTCGCGCCGGTCAACGAGCACTTCCCAATGAGCAAAGTCAATGATGCATTCGAACGCCTGCGCAGCGGGAAGGCTCGATATCGAATCGTTCTCGATCGCGAGTAA
- a CDS encoding SDR family oxidoreductase → MKILVAGSRGAVGRFLIDKLIASGHEVTGIVRSEDQRDDLTQTGARAVLADVTRTETLDAAVAGQDAVVFAAGSKGKAVEAVDRDGAIHLCNAANSAGVRRFVLLSSINAGRPEQGPENLRRYLHAKHEADEYVAASGLDYTILRPGYLNDEPGTGKIQTGDAFDGTDAQISREDVAEVIAASLAEPGTIGAVFEFINGETPVAEALARL, encoded by the coding sequence ATGAAGATTCTTGTTGCCGGATCACGGGGAGCAGTCGGTCGATTCCTAATCGACAAGCTAATCGCGAGCGGGCATGAAGTGACCGGGATCGTTCGTTCTGAAGACCAGCGGGATGACCTAACGCAAACCGGCGCCCGCGCGGTCTTGGCAGACGTGACACGTACAGAAACTCTCGACGCCGCGGTGGCAGGACAAGATGCGGTCGTGTTCGCAGCGGGCTCCAAAGGAAAGGCGGTGGAAGCAGTCGATCGAGACGGCGCGATCCATCTCTGCAATGCTGCGAACAGCGCAGGAGTCCGTCGCTTCGTATTGCTCAGTTCCATCAACGCAGGACGGCCGGAGCAGGGACCGGAGAACCTGCGACGGTATCTGCACGCCAAGCACGAAGCGGATGAGTATGTGGCCGCCAGCGGGCTTGACTACACGATCCTGCGCCCCGGATATCTGAACGATGAGCCCGGCACGGGAAAGATTCAGACTGGAGACGCTTTTGATGGCACCGACGCCCAAATCAGTCGCGAAGACGTGGCTGAAGTCATCGCCGCGTCGCTTGCAGAACCGGGAACAATCGGCGCAGTGTTCGAGTTCATCAACGGTGAAACGCCGGTTGCTGAAGCGTTGGCAAGACTGTGA
- a CDS encoding peroxiredoxin-like family protein, producing MIKPQTQVPELTVKTVGGPDWTLSQQSPEHFTFVFFYRGYHCPICRKYLGSIDRKLDELSALGINAVAISSDSEERATRSKEEWRIQNLPIGYGLSIEDARKWGLYVSEAIKPDEPEIFSEPGLFIVRPDGELYAASIQTMPFTRPGIEELIAGFKYIIDNDYPGRGEV from the coding sequence ATGATCAAACCACAAACACAGGTTCCTGAATTGACCGTCAAGACGGTCGGTGGCCCCGATTGGACACTCAGCCAACAGTCGCCGGAACACTTCACCTTCGTGTTCTTCTATCGCGGCTATCACTGCCCGATCTGCCGCAAGTATCTGGGCAGCATCGATCGAAAGCTCGACGAACTGTCGGCACTCGGCATTAACGCGGTCGCGATCAGTAGCGATTCCGAAGAACGCGCGACGCGCAGCAAAGAAGAATGGAGAATCCAAAACCTCCCGATCGGCTACGGCCTGTCGATCGAAGATGCTCGCAAGTGGGGACTCTACGTTTCCGAAGCCATCAAGCCGGACGAACCCGAAATCTTCAGCGAACCGGGCCTTTTCATCGTGCGACCCGACGGCGAACTGTACGCCGCATCGATCCAGACCATGCCTTTCACCAGACCCGGCATCGAAGAACTAATTGCCGGGTTCAAGTACATCATCGACAATGACTATCCGGGGCGCGGCGAGGTATGA